A genome region from Deinococcus depolymerans includes the following:
- a CDS encoding SDR family oxidoreductase: MIGITAATGQLGQLVIQALLDRGVPATQIAALVRTPAKAAALAAQGVQVRHADYHQPDTLGTALQGVEKLLLISSNDFDDRVGQHRNVINAARTAGVKQVAYTSILNADTATFGLAADHQVTEQVLRDSGLPFILLRNGWYTENYTGSAAQAIQSGALLGAAGTGQLNLAARRDYAEAAAAVLATDGHIPVGQSGRAYELAGDESVTMRDLAAEYARQSGQPVEYHDLPQAEYAATLQSFGVPEGFAHTLADVDTGIARGELFSASRDLTTLIGRPTTPVSSSVAEALNG; encoded by the coding sequence ATGATCGGAATCACCGCCGCCACCGGCCAGCTCGGCCAGCTCGTCATCCAGGCCCTCCTCGACCGGGGCGTGCCCGCCACCCAGATCGCCGCGCTGGTCCGCACCCCCGCGAAGGCCGCCGCACTCGCCGCGCAGGGCGTGCAGGTCCGCCACGCCGACTACCACCAGCCCGACACCCTGGGCACCGCGTTGCAGGGCGTCGAGAAACTCCTTCTGATCTCCAGCAACGACTTCGACGACCGCGTCGGCCAGCACCGCAACGTCATCAACGCCGCCCGCACCGCAGGCGTGAAACAGGTCGCGTACACCAGCATCCTGAACGCCGACACCGCCACCTTCGGACTGGCCGCCGACCACCAGGTGACCGAGCAGGTCCTGCGGGACTCCGGCCTGCCGTTCATCCTGCTGCGCAACGGCTGGTACACCGAGAACTACACCGGCAGCGCCGCGCAGGCCATCCAGAGCGGCGCGCTGCTCGGCGCGGCCGGCACCGGCCAGCTGAACCTCGCCGCGCGCCGCGACTACGCCGAGGCGGCCGCCGCCGTCCTCGCCACCGACGGGCACATCCCGGTCGGGCAGAGTGGCCGCGCCTACGAACTCGCCGGGGATGAGAGCGTGACCATGCGCGACCTGGCCGCCGAGTACGCCCGGCAGAGCGGCCAGCCCGTCGAGTACCACGACCTGCCGCAGGCAGAGTACGCCGCGACCCTGCAGAGCTTCGGTGTTCCGGAAGGATTCGCGCACACCCTGGCCGACGTGGACACCGGCATCGCGCGCGGCGAACTGTTCAGCGCCAGCCGCGACCTGACCACCCTGATCGGCCGCCCCACCACGCCGGTCAGCTCGTCGGTCGCGGAAGCCCTGAACGGCTGA
- a CDS encoding Gfo/Idh/MocA family oxidoreductase, with protein MKPVRVAIIGCGNRGADVYARYLSAQGAVITHVVEPHPARLAEVAARHALPREAQFTHWDAFLAQGRVTDAVVIATPDHDHVRPCLQALALGYDVLLEKPICLHPHELDLLLTAEAASTGTVTVCHVLRTAPFFQEVLRVRDSGRLGTLIGVQHAENVAHWHYAHSYVRGNWRASPPAAPFLLAKSCHDLDLLRALAASPPDRVSSEGGLHHFRPEHAPPGATERCVTCPVQGCPSDARRIYRTRDPHRWPVTVLTAGGDTLDEALRVGPYGECVYLGRNNVADHQAVTIGFRGGVTAQLTVSAFTHNNTRTLKILGTHGELRAHMERGELELHDFRTGHSERWTVAAAGNHGGGDQGLVQGWLAFLRGQSPPPTPLAESLDSHRLAFAAEESRRTGRTVVF; from the coding sequence ATGAAGCCCGTACGCGTGGCGATCATCGGTTGCGGAAACCGGGGTGCGGACGTGTACGCCCGGTATCTGTCCGCGCAGGGCGCCGTGATCACGCACGTGGTCGAACCGCACCCTGCGCGCCTCGCGGAGGTCGCCGCGCGCCACGCCCTGCCAAGAGAAGCGCAGTTCACTCACTGGGACGCCTTCCTCGCGCAGGGACGCGTGACCGACGCCGTCGTGATCGCCACGCCCGACCACGACCACGTGCGCCCCTGCCTGCAGGCCCTCGCCCTCGGGTACGACGTGCTGCTGGAAAAACCCATCTGCCTGCACCCCCACGAACTCGACCTGCTCCTGACCGCCGAGGCCGCCTCGACCGGCACCGTCACCGTCTGCCACGTCCTGCGTACCGCGCCGTTCTTCCAGGAGGTCCTGCGCGTCCGGGACAGCGGCCGCCTCGGCACCCTGATCGGCGTCCAGCACGCCGAGAACGTCGCCCACTGGCACTACGCGCACTCGTACGTGCGCGGTAACTGGCGCGCCAGCCCGCCCGCCGCGCCGTTCCTGCTCGCCAAGAGCTGCCACGACCTCGACCTGCTCCGCGCCCTGGCCGCCAGTCCACCGGACCGCGTGAGCAGCGAGGGCGGCCTGCATCATTTCCGGCCCGAACACGCCCCGCCCGGCGCGACCGAACGCTGCGTCACCTGCCCCGTCCAGGGGTGCCCGTCCGACGCGCGCCGCATCTACCGTACCCGCGACCCTCACCGCTGGCCCGTCACGGTCCTCACCGCTGGTGGCGACACCCTCGACGAGGCCCTGCGGGTCGGCCCCTACGGTGAGTGCGTGTACCTGGGCCGCAACAACGTCGCCGACCACCAGGCCGTCACCATCGGATTCCGGGGAGGCGTGACCGCCCAGCTGACGGTCAGCGCGTTCACGCACAACAACACCCGCACCCTGAAAATCCTCGGCACGCACGGCGAACTGCGCGCCCACATGGAACGCGGCGAACTGGAACTCCACGACTTCCGCACCGGCCACAGCGAACGCTGGACGGTCGCCGCCGCCGGCAACCACGGCGGCGGCGACCAGGGCCTCGTGCAGGGCTGGCTGGCGTTCCTGCGCGGCCAGTCTCCCCCACCCACCCCGCTCGCCGAGTCGCTCGACTCTCACCGCCTGGCGTTCGCCGCCGAGGAGTCCCGCCGGACGGGGCGGACCGTGGTGTTCTGA
- a CDS encoding Rrf2 family transcriptional regulator produces the protein MNSQYAVAVHVLSLISRFPEHSSSADMAASVGTNPVVIRTVAGQLRRAGLICTRQGVAGASLTRPADQITLLDVYRAVNGEDSVFRLHERPHPNCPVGANIQATLEARFGRAQAAMEAELARTTLADVTSDLVSRAG, from the coding sequence ATGAACAGCCAGTACGCCGTGGCTGTGCATGTGCTGTCCCTGATCAGTCGGTTCCCGGAGCACAGCAGTTCCGCCGACATGGCCGCCAGCGTCGGCACGAACCCGGTCGTGATCCGCACCGTCGCGGGGCAGTTGCGCCGCGCCGGGCTGATCTGCACGCGGCAGGGCGTGGCGGGCGCGAGCCTGACCCGCCCCGCCGACCAGATCACCCTGCTGGACGTGTACCGCGCCGTGAACGGCGAGGACAGTGTGTTCCGCCTGCACGAGCGGCCGCACCCGAACTGCCCGGTCGGCGCGAACATCCAGGCGACGCTGGAAGCCCGGTTCGGCCGCGCGCAGGCGGCCATGGAGGCCGAACTGGCCCGCACGACCCTGGCCGACGTGACGTCGGACCTCGTCTCGCGCGCCGGGTAG
- a CDS encoding histidine phosphatase family protein, translating to MTGTKRGARVWIIRHGETSGNEAGILRGPVSADDELNDTGHAQARALAAHLLRQPQRPQAVYASRYRRAQQTAAPLAEALGVPVQVLNGIHEVDCGDWAGQPYSALNAHPEKLRLPGGRLGFTGGETFDGIAARFASDVNALPDGTDAALVSHGGIIRIGLAALLGLDIGAVWAGGQLVHGNTDYTVLERSAGGWRAERRAATVAG from the coding sequence ATGACAGGCACGAAGCGCGGCGCGCGGGTATGGATCATCCGGCACGGTGAAACCAGCGGGAACGAGGCGGGCATCCTGCGCGGACCGGTCAGCGCGGACGACGAACTGAACGACACCGGGCACGCGCAGGCCCGCGCGCTGGCCGCGCACCTGCTACGCCAGCCGCAGCGTCCGCAGGCGGTGTACGCCAGCCGTTACCGGCGCGCGCAGCAGACCGCCGCGCCCCTGGCAGAGGCGCTGGGCGTGCCGGTTCAGGTCCTGAACGGTATTCACGAGGTGGACTGCGGCGACTGGGCCGGGCAGCCGTACTCGGCCCTGAACGCCCACCCGGAGAAGCTGCGTCTGCCCGGCGGACGCCTGGGCTTCACCGGAGGGGAGACCTTCGACGGGATCGCCGCCCGCTTCGCCTCGGACGTGAATGCCCTGCCGGACGGCACGGACGCCGCGCTGGTGTCTCATGGCGGGATCATCCGAATCGGGCTGGCGGCGCTGCTGGGCCTGGACATCGGGGCGGTGTGGGCGGGGGGGCAGCTGGTTCACGGGAACACCGATTACACCGTGCTGGAGCGGAGCGCGGGAGGCTGGCGGGCCGAGCGGAGGGCGGCGACCGTCGCCGGCTGA